In one Desulfobacterales bacterium genomic region, the following are encoded:
- a CDS encoding mechanosensitive ion channel: MENMLQTIWKVLAAYGLKVFAALVILILGRWLAQFIKSVIKKVMLKRGVEPTLISFTADLAYFTLLVFVVIAALGQLGIQTTSFIAVIGAAGLAIGLALQGSLANFASGFLMILFRPFKVGDYIEGAGGGGTVEKMKIFSTQLLTPDNKTIIIPNSKLTSDNIINYSTTGTRRIDLVFGIGYQDDIDKAKKIIADVLAADERILKDPPPKIALLELADSSVNFAVRPWVKSQDYWNVRFDLVETIKKQFDKNSITIPFPQRDVHVYKQSLDSGE, translated from the coding sequence ATGGAAAATATGCTCCAAACAATCTGGAAGGTGCTGGCCGCCTATGGGCTGAAGGTCTTTGCCGCCCTGGTGATCTTGATCCTGGGTCGTTGGCTGGCCCAATTTATCAAAAGCGTCATCAAAAAAGTAATGCTGAAAAGGGGGGTTGAACCGACCCTGATTTCCTTTACGGCGGATCTGGCTTATTTTACGCTGCTGGTATTTGTCGTGATCGCCGCCCTCGGCCAGCTCGGCATTCAAACCACCTCTTTTATCGCGGTGATCGGGGCGGCCGGTCTGGCCATTGGTCTCGCCCTGCAGGGATCTCTGGCAAACTTTGCTTCCGGCTTTCTGATGATTCTGTTTCGCCCCTTCAAGGTCGGCGATTATATCGAAGGCGCCGGCGGCGGCGGAACCGTTGAAAAAATGAAAATTTTCTCCACCCAGCTGTTGACCCCGGACAATAAAACCATCATCATCCCCAACTCCAAGTTGACCTCTGACAATATCATCAACTATTCCACCACGGGTACCCGGCGGATCGACCTGGTGTTTGGCATCGGCTACCAGGACGATATCGACAAGGCCAAAAAAATAATAGCGGATGTCTTGGCGGCAGACGAACGGATTCTGAAGGATCCGCCACCCAAAATTGCCTTGTTGGAGCTGGCGGACAGCAGCGTCAATTTTGCGGTTCGTCCCTGGGTTAAGTCGCAGGATTATTGGAATGTCCGTTTTGACCTTGTCGAAACCATCAAAAAGCAGTTTGATAAAAACAGCATTACCATTCCGTTTCCCCAGAGAGATGTGCATGTCTACAAGCAGAGCCTTGACTCCGGCGAATAA
- the hemC gene encoding hydroxymethylbilane synthase, translated as MPATVKIGTRGSQLALWQAHWVRSAIQRMNPSLLIEIVTIKTKGDKILDTPLALVGGKGLFVKEIEEALSDGRIDLAVHSLKDMPADIPAGLCIGPIPKRESPQDALISKSGLPLAQLRNGARIGTSSLRRAAQLLHRRPDIIILPLRGNLDTRIRKLETEDIDAIVLAAAGLRRLNLENKITEYLDDAVMLPAVGQGALCIELRKDDARTAAAVAGLNHPATQTVVRGERAFLNRLEGGCQVPIAAHGAIKNNDFTLQGLVANLDGTTIIRDRLSGPAAESEKIGTTLAERLLSMGAKKILDELKANEQAPTQR; from the coding sequence ATGCCGGCAACCGTTAAAATAGGAACCAGGGGCAGCCAACTCGCACTCTGGCAGGCCCACTGGGTGCGGTCCGCCATCCAGAGGATGAATCCTTCCCTTTTGATTGAAATTGTTACGATCAAAACCAAGGGGGATAAAATTCTGGACACGCCGCTTGCCTTGGTAGGCGGCAAGGGGCTTTTTGTAAAAGAAATTGAAGAAGCGCTCAGCGACGGGCGCATCGATCTCGCGGTTCACAGTTTAAAGGACATGCCGGCAGACATCCCGGCGGGGTTATGCATCGGCCCGATTCCAAAGCGGGAGAGCCCCCAGGACGCTCTGATATCCAAATCCGGCCTGCCGCTGGCACAGTTGCGAAACGGCGCCCGCATCGGGACCAGCAGCCTCCGGCGCGCCGCCCAGTTGCTCCACCGGAGACCGGATATTATCATCCTGCCGTTAAGGGGCAACCTCGACACCCGTATCCGCAAGCTTGAAACTGAAGATATCGACGCCATTGTCCTGGCGGCTGCCGGCCTCAGGCGACTCAACCTTGAGAATAAAATAACCGAATACCTGGATGACGCGGTAATGCTCCCCGCCGTCGGCCAGGGCGCTTTGTGCATTGAACTCAGAAAAGACGACGCCCGCACCGCCGCGGCTGTTGCAGGCCTCAACCACCCGGCAACCCAAACGGTCGTGAGGGGGGAACGGGCTTTTTTAAATCGCCTGGAAGGCGGCTGCCAGGTCCCCATTGCCGCCCATGGCGCCATAAAAAACAACGACTTTACCCTCCAGGGTCTGGTTGCCAATCTGGATGGGACCACTATTATCCGGGATAGATTATCAGGCCCCGCAGCAGAATCTGAAAAAATCGGCACTACCCTGGCCGAACGCCTGCTGTCCATGGGCGCCAAAAAAATATTGGATGAACTGAAAGCGAATGAACAAGCACCAACCCAAAGGTAA
- a CDS encoding acyl-CoA dehydrogenase, whose product MDFNPTMKHNVVRKTVRKFAESELGPIAHEIDRDARFPLEVIEKMQPLNFFGLQISKKYGGAGLDTTSYAITIEEISRVCAGVGLCVTVHNSVGAFPIERFGTPRQKERFLPPLAGGEHIGAFCLTEANAGSDASGVETTAVKEGDEYVINGTKIFVTNGGVCGTALIFAVTDPENPRRAASVFIVEKGTPGFSVGEIEDLCGMRSNPVSSLFFEDCRIPSENHLGREGDGLKIGLTALDTGRIGIAAQALGIAQAAFEASVKYSQERQQFKKPLSSFQTIQNYLADMATEIDAARLLLYRACALKDAAKPFGAEAAMAKLYCSTTATRITNLAVQIHGGYGYSKEYDVERYFRDAKVTEIYEGTSEVQRMVISRAVLSKLT is encoded by the coding sequence TTGGATTTCAATCCAACGATGAAACACAATGTGGTGCGCAAAACGGTCCGCAAGTTTGCCGAATCCGAGCTGGGACCCATCGCCCATGAAATCGACCGTGATGCGCGGTTTCCCCTTGAAGTCATCGAAAAGATGCAGCCGCTCAATTTTTTCGGGCTGCAGATTTCAAAAAAATATGGCGGCGCCGGGCTGGACACCACCAGTTATGCCATTACCATCGAGGAGATTTCGCGTGTATGTGCGGGAGTCGGACTCTGCGTAACGGTCCACAACAGTGTGGGCGCTTTTCCCATTGAACGCTTCGGCACCCCCCGGCAGAAAGAGCGTTTCCTGCCCCCTCTGGCCGGCGGTGAACACATCGGCGCCTTCTGCCTGACGGAAGCAAACGCCGGATCCGATGCCAGCGGTGTTGAAACCACGGCCGTCAAAGAAGGCGATGAATACGTGATCAACGGCACCAAAATCTTTGTCACAAACGGCGGAGTATGCGGAACCGCCCTGATTTTCGCCGTCACCGACCCGGAAAATCCGCGACGGGCCGCCAGCGTTTTCATTGTGGAAAAAGGGACACCCGGGTTTTCCGTGGGCGAAATTGAAGACCTCTGCGGCATGCGCTCCAACCCGGTCTCTTCCCTTTTTTTTGAGGACTGCCGGATCCCATCCGAAAATCATCTGGGCCGGGAGGGGGATGGATTAAAGATCGGCCTGACAGCCCTGGACACCGGCCGGATCGGAATCGCCGCCCAGGCCCTGGGCATTGCCCAGGCTGCTTTCGAGGCATCGGTCAAGTACTCCCAGGAACGGCAGCAGTTCAAAAAGCCGCTGTCTTCATTTCAAACCATTCAAAATTATCTGGCGGACATGGCCACAGAGATTGACGCCGCCCGGCTGCTGTTGTATCGGGCCTGCGCCCTTAAAGACGCAGCCAAGCCCTTTGGCGCCGAAGCCGCCATGGCCAAACTTTATTGCAGCACGACGGCGACGCGCATTACCAACCTGGCGGTTCAGATTCACGGCGGCTATGGATACAGCAAGGAATACGACGTGGAGCGTTATTTCAGGGACGCCAAGGTCACCGAAATTTATGAGGGCACCAGCGAAGTTCAGCGGATGGTCATTTCCCGCGCAGTGCTCAGCAAACTGACGTAA
- a CDS encoding DUF5615 family PIN-like protein translates to MTINELRQKGHEVIDIRGTDDQGLDDEALWQRVQMQKCVLITTDKGFSIHRDEAHHGILIIRLKQPTLLKIHQRVMQAISRYSEKDWSSLMVVMRDTVQSSWKPRNT, encoded by the coding sequence ATGACGATAAATGAGCTGCGTCAGAAGGGGCATGAGGTTATTGATATTCGTGGCACTGACGATCAGGGTTTAGATGATGAAGCGCTATGGCAAAGAGTTCAAATGCAAAAGTGCGTCTTGATTACGACTGACAAAGGCTTTTCAATTCATAGGGATGAAGCTCACCACGGAATTTTGATAATACGTCTTAAGCAACCTACCCTGTTAAAAATCCACCAGCGTGTCATGCAGGCAATCTCAAGATATTCGGAAAAAGACTGGTCGAGTCTGATGGTTGTTATGCGGGATACTGTTCAAAGCAGCTGGAAGCCTCGCAACACATGA
- a CDS encoding electron transfer flavoprotein subunit alpha/FixB family protein: protein MMDAKRNIWVFGDYRNYFQNRVTLQLLSRAVDLAPKIDASVGAVVLGSNINEYVNEYIAHGAQKVYSIEHPALANYSIETYTTLIERLARKYRPDIFLVGATSFGRELAPRLAKRLRTGLTADCIRLDINADGFLEQTAPSFGGNLLAKIVTPVSRPQMATVRPGSFQEIPHDSTRQGMVICEPMPPKLPRERMRLIDYERKPLRGQRIEEASVVVCGGRGMGSKNKFKKLFELAQLLGGEVGATRPVVYSGWAEPDALVGQAGKQIKPQVLFSFGISGAIQHTAGFNNAGLVIAVNKNPNATMMKIADVAIVADANQFCSILIKELKKRIRS from the coding sequence ATGATGGACGCAAAACGCAACATATGGGTGTTCGGTGATTACCGCAATTATTTTCAAAACCGGGTCACCCTGCAGCTTTTATCCCGCGCTGTTGATCTCGCACCAAAGATTGATGCCAGTGTCGGAGCGGTGGTGCTCGGCAGCAACATTAATGAATATGTAAATGAATATATCGCCCACGGCGCCCAAAAAGTTTACTCGATCGAACACCCTGCCCTGGCCAATTACAGCATCGAGACATACACCACTTTAATTGAAAGGCTGGCACGAAAATACAGGCCCGATATTTTTCTGGTGGGGGCCACCTCTTTCGGCCGGGAGCTGGCGCCACGGTTGGCCAAACGGCTTAGAACCGGCCTGACGGCCGACTGCATCCGGCTGGATATCAATGCGGACGGCTTTCTGGAGCAGACCGCGCCTTCATTCGGCGGCAATCTACTGGCAAAAATCGTGACCCCCGTTAGCCGCCCCCAGATGGCAACCGTCCGCCCGGGTTCGTTTCAGGAAATACCTCACGACAGCACCCGCCAGGGAATGGTCATTTGCGAACCCATGCCCCCAAAACTTCCCAGAGAACGCATGCGTCTGATAGACTATGAACGCAAACCCCTGCGCGGCCAGAGAATCGAAGAAGCCAGCGTGGTGGTGTGTGGCGGCCGGGGGATGGGCAGCAAAAATAAATTCAAGAAACTGTTCGAGCTGGCGCAGCTGCTGGGAGGGGAAGTCGGCGCTACCCGGCCCGTTGTCTATTCCGGCTGGGCCGAACCCGACGCCCTGGTCGGCCAGGCCGGCAAACAAATTAAACCGCAGGTTCTTTTTTCTTTCGGCATCAGCGGCGCCATTCAGCATACCGCCGGCTTCAACAACGCCGGCCTGGTCATCGCCGTCAACAAAAACCCCAATGCGACCATGATGAAAATAGCCGATGTCGCCATCGTGGCGGACGCCAATCAGTTCTGTTCCATTCTGATCAAGGAACTGAAAAAAAGAATCCGCAGCTAA
- the map gene encoding type I methionyl aminopeptidase, whose protein sequence is MISIIGKLKVGRNDPCPCGSGLKHKKCCLNKPGVEENNIKETYEQKYQIRLKEPADIEAIRKAGRLVVETLERVEAELRPGLTTEDINTLVHEITIKNGAIPAPLNYKGFPKSVCTSVNEVICHGIPGGYSLKSGDIINVDVTPIMGGYYADASKTYIVGTPGPDALKIVEVARDCLKIGMSQVKPGSTLGDVGWAIQQHAESRGCSVVREFVGHGIGFDFHEPPQVLHYGEKGTGIVLVPGMVFTIEPMINLGKKELIILADKWTAVTKDGSLSAQFEQTLHVTPDGFESLTPFDL, encoded by the coding sequence ATGATATCCATCATTGGCAAATTAAAAGTGGGCCGAAACGATCCATGCCCCTGCGGGAGCGGCTTAAAACATAAAAAATGCTGTTTGAATAAACCGGGGGTTGAGGAAAATAATATCAAGGAAACCTATGAACAAAAGTATCAAATTCGCCTGAAGGAGCCGGCCGACATCGAAGCGATTCGAAAGGCCGGCAGACTGGTTGTCGAGACCCTGGAACGGGTGGAAGCCGAATTAAGGCCCGGCCTGACCACCGAGGACATCAACACCCTGGTGCATGAGATCACCATTAAAAACGGCGCCATACCAGCCCCGCTGAACTATAAGGGCTTTCCAAAGAGTGTCTGCACTTCGGTCAATGAGGTGATCTGTCACGGCATCCCGGGCGGCTATAGCTTAAAATCCGGGGACATCATCAATGTTGATGTCACGCCGATCATGGGCGGATACTATGCCGACGCCAGCAAAACTTATATTGTGGGCACGCCCGGTCCGGATGCACTGAAAATCGTCGAAGTAGCCCGGGATTGCCTAAAAATCGGCATGTCCCAAGTCAAGCCGGGCAGCACCCTGGGCGATGTCGGCTGGGCCATTCAGCAGCATGCCGAAAGCCGGGGCTGTTCCGTGGTCAGAGAGTTTGTGGGGCATGGGATCGGTTTTGACTTTCATGAACCGCCCCAGGTCCTTCATTACGGCGAAAAGGGCACGGGCATCGTCCTGGTGCCCGGCATGGTGTTTACCATCGAGCCCATGATCAATCTGGGCAAAAAAGAACTGATTATTTTAGCCGACAAATGGACGGCGGTGACAAAGGACGGATCGCTCTCGGCCCAGTTCGAGCAGACCCTCCACGTGACCCCGGACGGATTTGAAAGCCTCACCCCGTTTGATTTATAA
- a CDS encoding electron transfer flavoprotein subunit beta/FixA family protein: MIKLIVCIKQVPMVSELPWDAHTGTLKRDMAEGMMNPACSHALEAALQIKEKHGGHITALTMGPPMAEEVLREAIALGADRGILLTDPRMAGADTFATSYILARAIEKMCPGFDLIFCGCHTSDSETAQVGPQLSEELNVPGAAYVEKLDLTDRILRIRRLSDNFLETLEFDLPGLITLTTQHYEPRYLPLSGMQQAFEHGEVVTVHAADLGLDAKFTSRENSPTRILDVFSPVAQNKNIVITGVPKKIVEKLFEKFEDKIGGAIGKDLKKTV, encoded by the coding sequence ATGATCAAACTGATTGTCTGCATCAAACAGGTCCCGATGGTATCGGAATTGCCGTGGGACGCGCACACCGGAACCCTGAAACGGGACATGGCTGAAGGGATGATGAATCCGGCCTGCAGCCATGCCCTGGAGGCGGCCCTGCAGATCAAGGAAAAACACGGCGGGCACATCACCGCTCTGACCATGGGCCCTCCCATGGCCGAAGAGGTTTTGCGGGAAGCCATTGCGCTGGGGGCTGACCGCGGCATCCTCCTGACCGATCCCCGCATGGCCGGCGCCGACACCTTTGCGACCTCCTATATTCTTGCCCGGGCCATCGAAAAAATGTGCCCCGGCTTCGATCTTATCTTTTGCGGCTGTCATACCAGCGACAGCGAAACCGCCCAGGTCGGCCCCCAACTCAGTGAAGAGCTGAATGTTCCCGGCGCCGCATATGTCGAAAAACTGGATTTAACCGACCGAATCCTGCGCATCCGGCGATTGTCCGACAATTTTTTAGAAACCCTTGAATTCGATTTGCCCGGACTCATCACCCTGACAACCCAGCATTACGAACCGCGCTATTTACCGCTGTCCGGCATGCAGCAGGCCTTTGAACACGGAGAAGTCGTTACCGTGCATGCGGCTGATCTCGGCCTCGACGCAAAATTTACGAGCCGGGAAAATTCCCCTACCCGGATTTTAGATGTTTTCTCACCGGTCGCACAAAACAAAAACATTGTCATAACAGGCGTCCCCAAAAAAATCGTCGAAAAACTATTTGAAAAATTTGAAGACAAAATCGGCGGCGCCATCGGGAAAGATCTTAAAAAAACAGTATGA
- the cobA gene encoding uroporphyrinogen-III C-methyltransferase, translating into MNKHQPKGKVYLVGAGPGHPDLITLRGKDCIQRADVIIYDYLASPALLKHASEKAELIYVGKKEGHHTLPQPEINDLIISKARQGLTVVRLKGGDPFIFGRGGEEAEALVKENIPFEVVPGVTSAIAAPAYAGIPLTHRDFTSTLAFVTGHEKTAKRKSNINWKALAKGIGTIVFFMGVKNLPNITQKLMAHGMPADTPVGLIRWGTTPQQMTVTGTLATIVERVKAAGLKAPAITVVGRVVQLRETLKWVETRPLLGKKIVVTRAREQASDLVKELSELGADCLEYPTIKVAAPDDRALLDSAIENLSAYDWLVFTSVNAVDFFFKRLFEKNKDVRALGRLQTATIGPATEGRLFSFGIKSDIVPQDYRAESVVAAFAAIDVKNKKMLLPRAKEARPVLPAELEKMGAVVDDIPVYCTLAVSDNAERLIQLLEDKEVDLITFTSSSTAKNFKSLLPQEKFKSLLKDVAVASIGPITSETAQKLGFKVHITAEDYTIPGLCQAIQEYFT; encoded by the coding sequence ATGAACAAGCACCAACCCAAAGGTAAAGTTTACCTCGTCGGCGCCGGTCCGGGTCACCCGGATTTAATTACCCTACGGGGCAAGGATTGTATTCAAAGGGCGGATGTTATCATCTACGATTATCTTGCATCGCCCGCCCTGCTCAAGCATGCCTCTGAAAAAGCCGAATTGATCTATGTCGGCAAGAAAGAGGGGCACCACACTTTGCCACAGCCGGAAATCAATGATCTGATCATCAGCAAGGCCCGGCAGGGACTTACCGTAGTCCGTCTGAAAGGCGGCGATCCCTTTATTTTCGGCCGCGGCGGTGAGGAAGCGGAAGCCCTCGTCAAGGAGAACATCCCTTTTGAAGTGGTTCCGGGAGTGACCTCCGCCATTGCGGCGCCGGCTTATGCCGGCATCCCCCTTACCCACCGGGATTTCACATCCACCCTGGCCTTTGTCACCGGGCATGAGAAAACGGCTAAGAGAAAATCGAACATCAATTGGAAAGCGCTTGCCAAGGGCATCGGCACCATCGTCTTTTTCATGGGGGTAAAAAATCTGCCGAATATCACTCAAAAGCTGATGGCGCATGGCATGCCCGCCGACACCCCGGTGGGATTGATCCGCTGGGGCACCACACCCCAACAGATGACGGTTACCGGCACCCTGGCCACCATCGTTGAACGGGTCAAAGCCGCCGGCCTGAAAGCCCCGGCGATTACAGTCGTCGGCCGGGTGGTACAGTTGCGGGAAACATTGAAGTGGGTTGAAACCCGACCCCTGCTGGGGAAAAAAATCGTGGTCACCCGCGCCCGCGAGCAGGCCAGCGACCTGGTAAAAGAGCTCTCTGAACTGGGCGCGGACTGCCTGGAATACCCCACCATCAAAGTCGCCGCGCCCGATGACCGGGCCCTTTTGGACAGCGCCATCGAAAATCTTTCCGCTTACGACTGGCTGGTCTTTACCAGTGTGAACGCAGTGGATTTTTTCTTCAAACGCCTGTTTGAAAAAAACAAGGATGTGCGCGCCCTCGGCCGCCTGCAGACCGCAACCATCGGCCCTGCAACGGAGGGGCGGCTATTTAGTTTCGGCATCAAAAGCGACATCGTTCCCCAGGACTACCGGGCCGAATCCGTGGTGGCCGCTTTTGCCGCTATCGACGTCAAAAACAAAAAGATGCTGCTGCCCCGCGCCAAAGAAGCCAGGCCGGTCCTGCCCGCTGAACTGGAAAAGATGGGGGCTGTTGTGGACGACATCCCGGTCTATTGCACCCTTGCGGTCAGCGACAATGCCGAAAGACTCATCCAACTGCTTGAGGATAAGGAAGTCGACCTGATTACGTTTACCAGTTCCTCAACGGCCAAAAATTTCAAGTCGCTCTTACCGCAGGAAAAGTTTAAATCGCTTTTAAAGGATGTCGCCGTCGCCAGCATCGGGCCGATAACTTCCGAAACCGCTCAAAAGCTGGGATTCAAAGTTCACATTACCGCCGAAGACTACACCATCCCCGGACTGTGCCAGGCCATTCAGGAATATTTCACTTAA
- a CDS encoding DUF433 domain-containing protein gives MIEGISVDPKTCHGQACIKGTRIPVYQIIRMLANGDKMEELLKEYPSLKVEDIYACLDYAASLAEEQITPIEMFENAL, from the coding sequence ATGATTGAAGGTATTTCAGTCGATCCTAAAACTTGTCACGGGCAAGCCTGCATCAAGGGCACAAGGATTCCTGTTTATCAGATTATCCGAATGCTGGCCAACGGTGATAAAATGGAAGAACTCCTTAAAGAGTATCCTTCCCTTAAGGTTGAAGACATCTACGCTTGCCTGGATTACGCAGCATCGCTTGCTGAAGAACAGATTACCCCTATTGAAATGTTTGAAAATGCCTTATGA